From one Kwoniella dejecticola CBS 10117 chromosome 2, complete sequence genomic stretch:
- a CDS encoding phosphatidylserine decarboxylase translates to MSPNTDAALAHSNPNNPNDNSLDTPSRPPRLKRLASKPLKMAASTFRSSRAPSPGPSDTTNTLISSDSGLPDTARSGRFGRRKSRHAKIPAGVGMTPAQIASAAQGPRKPLEGEEPAAYLRVRVVSAKGLVAKDRGGTSDPFLTLLMPPSSRFSTKVIKKSLDPTFPAETSTFDFPIYLSMTGVIGGRGIECVLWDKDLMRKEYMGELTIPVEKWFNEGDIHLWHENIPLSTQKLLSTRRKHTVTGSVSFQIGFVPPKEASDPEDALKRVRRVYGSLVEQASVGRHANGVLGVPAHKGIGTVKMRQEPIRPSTLAKPTSVVASAMSGIVSSMRGGHKTVPVAGQPVPDDVEDDDEGEDEEDLLSDDGMSSSSSDDEFEDALEEEESETPMGLSESPSVVESAVAGVSEQTAGLPDSKAKRDSSGLLAPAPIVPGPKSPSKTGSQGDYFTPSMGKATSSDSTVGTPGAMTPGGTKTRRPLFKRGKSRTGSSTQSQSQSQTVEKKRSKRGGFNFDASQGKEVLGIVILEIKGAEDLPKLKNALKFSFDMDPFVVISFGKKVFRTRVIRHSLNPTWDEKLLFHVRRHESSYTMQFAVLDWDKVSGNDMVGTCTLPLSELIADAPKPDPETGLYDKNVDGKHEMKEFTLNLNTEKDVSWEARHSPKLTVRAKYEPYDALRQRFWRQYITQYDADDSGCMSYTELTAMLDSLGSTLTRRTIEGYFEICGKSAEKDELTMEEVIHCLENEVTKSRSEKEKVSTDDLTSANGLGGATPAISARPAQEGLDTTGPQGNIHPSAGVDPDELAEHIERSRPKNQEGAAKDGEDVAGNVQPISASDRDVPAVKVERTASVDGTTIPSNQNKRDTYDDGGDTTPGSITYSETEELDNDPESPPEDDRERVINIKTCPLCHRPRLGKKSEQDIVTHLAVCASADWSRVDRIVTANYVTSSQAQRKFLSKIVNKVAIGSYALGANSANILVQDRRTGQLQEEKMAVYVRLGIRVLYKGAKGQMHSVRARKLLKSLSVKQGLKYDSPSSAIDIPGFIAFHNLDTNEILDPLDSFKNFNEFFYRKLKPDARPVDEPSNEGRLVSCADCRMMAFETVNEATSIWIKGREFTVARLLGPNYKDVAARYEGGGLAIFRLAPQDYHRFHSPVKGVVGKMTLIDGEYYTVNPQAIRTTLDVYGENVRKVVPIQSEEFGLVMTVWIGAMMVGSILTTVEEGQEVDRADELGYFAFGGSTIVCLFEKGSMKFDEDLLQNGRASIETLVRMGSGIGRSTKKSNNASGVVSGMTTPASASAIEKA, encoded by the exons TCCAGAGCCCCTTCACCCGGTCCATCAGATACGACCAacaccttgatctcctcggACTCTGGGTTACCAGACACAGCGAGATCAGGTAGATTCGGTAGAAGGAAATCTAGACATGCTAAAATTCCAGCAGGAGTGGGCATGACCCCCGCACAGATCGCTTCTGCCGCCCAAGGACCTAGAAAACCCctcgaaggtgaagaaccCGCTGCCTATCTCAGAGTAAGAGTCGTCAGTGCCAAAGGTCTCGTAGCGAAAGACAGAGGAGGTACTTCTGATCC ATTCCTCACCCTCCTCATGcctccttcttcccgttTCTCCACCAAAGTAATCAAGAAATCACTGGATCCTACGTTCCCCGCGGAAACAAGCACATTTGATTTTCCGATTTACCTTAGTATGACCGGCGTgatcggaggaagaggtatagAGTGTGTCTTGTgggacaag GATCTTATGCGTAAAGAGTACATGGGCGAATTGACTATACCGGTCGAGAAGTGGTTCAACGAAGGCGACATCCACCTTTGGCACGAAAACATACCG CTTTCAACGCAGAAACTCTTGTCTACCCGAAGAAAGCACACAGTCACCGGATCAGTATCATTCCAGATTGGCTTTGTACCTCCAAAAGAGGCCAGCGATCCTGAAGACGCCTTGAAGAGAGTCCGACGAGTATACGGATCCTTAGTCGAACAAGCTAGTGTCGGTAGACACGCTAATGGTGTCTTGGGCGTCCCGGCG CACAAAGGAATTGGGACCGTGAAAATGCGACAAGAGCCTATCAGACCATCAACTCTCGCCAAACCCACCTCAGTCGTGGCTTCCGCCATGTCCGGTATCGTCTCGTCCATGCGAGGCGGCCACAAGACCGTGCCCGTCGCTGGACAGCCTGTTCCTGACGATgtagaagacgatgatgaaggtgaagatgaagaagatctacTGTCGGACGATGGAATGTCCAGCTCGTCCTCGGACGACGAATTTGAAGATGCCctagaagaggaagaatccgAAACTCCCATGGGATTAAGTGAATCTCCTTCGGTAGTAGAAAGCGCCGTTGCCGGTGTTAGCGAACAGACGGCTGGACTACCAGATTCGAAAGCCAAACGAGACAGTTCAGGATTATTGGCTCCAGCTCCGATCGTCCCCGGGccaaaatcaccttcgaagaCTGGTTCTCAGGGTGATTATTTCACACCCTCGATGGGCAAAGCTACTTCGAGTGATTCTACAGTCGGTACGCCCGGTGCTATGACGCCTGGAGGAACGAAGACACGACGCCCCCTTTTCAAGCGTGGAAAGTCAAGAACAGGATCTTCTACtcagagtcaaagtcaatcGCAGACCGTAGAGAaaaagagatcgaagagaggagggTTCAACTTTGATGCGAGTCAAGGCAAAGAAGTTTTGGGTATTGTCATTCTTGAAATCAAAGGTGCAGAGGATTTACCGAAATTGAAGAATG CCTTGAAATTTTCGTTCGATATGGACCCCTTCGTTGTGATTTCGTTCGGGAAGAAGGTATTCCGTACAAGAGTAATCAGACATTCCTTAAATCCGACGTGGGATGAGAAGTTGCTCTTCCATGTCCGACGACACGAGAGCTCTTACACGATGCAGTTTGCCGTTCTTGATTgggacaag GTATCTGGAAACGATATGGTCGGAACATGCACTTTGCCGTTGAGCGAGCTCATTGCGGATGCACCCAAACCCGATCCTGAGACTGGGCTGTATGACAAGAACGTGGATGGAAAGcacgagatgaaggagtttACA CTCAACCTCAATACCGAGAAAGACGTGTCTTGGGAAGCCAGACACTCGCCCAAGCTTACAGTCCGAGCCAAATACGAACCTTACGATGCGCTTCGTCAACGATTCTGGCGACAATACATCACTCAATACGACGCAGACGATTCTGGCTGCATGTCGTACACTGAATTGACTGCCATGTTGGATTCGCTTGGCTCGACCTTGACCCGACGAACTATCGAGGGGTACTTCGAAATCTGcggcaaatcagctgagaaggatgaattgACTATGGAAGAAGTGATACACTGCCTGGAGAACGAAGTGACCAAATCGCGAtccgagaaagagaaagtcTCGACCGACGACTTGACGTCCGCCAATGGTCTCGGGGGAGCTACGCCTGCTATCTCAGCTCGACCGGCTCAAGAAGGTCTGGATACTACCGGACCTCAGGGTAATATTCACCCCTCAGCCGGCGTGGATCCTGATGAGCTCGCTGAACACATTGAGAGGAGCCGGCCAAaaaatcaagaaggagctgCGAAAGACGGGGAAGATGTCGCGGGCAATGTACAACCGATCTCGGCGTCCGATCGTGATGTACCGGCTGTGAAAGTGGAACGAACGGCTTCAGTAGACGGAACGACTATTCCTTCCAACCAGAACAAACGAGACACCtacgatgatggaggagacACCACTCCTGGATCAATTACCTATTCGGAAACGGAAGAGCTCGATAATGACCCGGAATCACCACCCGAAGACGATCGAGAAAGAGTAATCAACATCAAGACTTGTCCATTGTGTCACAGACCGAGATTAGGGAAAAAGTCTGAACAAGACATCGTCACTCATCTGGCTGTTTGCGCGTCGGCCGATTGGTCAAGAGTCGATAGAATCGTCACTGCGAACTATGTTACCTCGTCACAAGCTCAAAGGAAGTTCTTGTCGAAGATCGTGAACAAGGTAGCGATTGGTTCTTACGCTCTCGGAGCGAATTCTGCGAACATCTTGGTGCAAGACAGGCGAACTGGACAATTGCAAGAGGAAAAGATGGCT GTTTACGTGAGGCTGGGTATTCGAGTCTTGTATAAAGGTGCCAAAGGCCAAATGCACAGTGTgcgag CTCGTAAATTACTCAAGTCGTTATCCGTCAAACAGGGCCTGAAATACGATTCGCCATCCTCCGCAATCGATATACCAGGTTTCATCGCGTTCCACAATCTTGACACCAACGAGATCCTTGATCCCCTTGACTCGTTCAAGAATTTCAACGAGTTCTTCTACCGAAAACTGAAACCTGACGCTCGACCCGTTGATGAACCCTCCAACGAGGGGAGATTAGTCAGTTGTGCAGATTGCAGGATGATGGCTTTTGAAACTGTCAATGAAGCTACTTCGATCTGGATCAAGGGACGTGAATTTACGGTTGCCCGATTACTCGGACCGAATTACAAAGATGTGGCTGCAAGGTATGAGGGTGGAGGACTGGCTATTTTCAGATTGGCTCCTCAGGATTATCACAGGTTCCATTCGCCTGTGAAAGGTGTGGTGGGCAAGATGACATTGATAGATGGGGAATATTATACGGTCAACCCGCAGGCGATCAGGACGACGTTGGACGTGTATGGTGAGAATGTGAGAAAAGTAGTTCCGATTCAGAGTGAAGAGTTTGGACTGGTGATGACTGTCTGGATTGGAGCTATGA TGGTCGGAAGTATACTTACGACGGTCGAGGAGGGCCAAGAAGTTGATCGAGCGGACGAATTGGGATATTTCGCATTTG GCGGTTCAACGATTGTTTGTCTCTTCGAGAAAGGGTCTATGAAATTCGATGAAGATTTATTACAGAATGGAAGAGCTAGTATCGAGACGCTAGTAAGGATGGGTAGCGGGATAGGCAGGAGTACCAAGAAATCGAATAACGCTTCGGGAGTAGTTAGCGGGATGACTACTCCTGCGAGCGCAAGCGCCATTGAGAAGGCTTAG
- a CDS encoding peptidyl-prolyl cis-trans isomerase H: protein MATSLDAPAGVVRPVVFFDVSIGDTPAGRIKIELFSDITPKTAENFRQLCTGEHRVNSIPQGYKKATFHRIPSFMIQGGDFIRNDGTGSFSIYGAQFEDENFKVKHTGPGLLSMANSGPGTNGCQFFITCAPAEFLDGKHCVFGRVVDGLLTVRKIENVPTGANNRPKLVVRITECGEM, encoded by the exons ATGGCTACCTCTCTCGATGCTCCTGCTGGTGTAGTCCGTCCGGTAGTTTTCTTCGACGTTAGTATAGGTGATACCCCCGCGGGAAGGATAAAGATAG AATTGTTTAGCGATATAACGCCAAA GACGGCGGAGAACTTCAGGCAACTATGTACGGGTGAACACAG GGTCAACTCGATACCGCAGGGTTACAAGAAAGCGACATTCCACCG CATACCATCGTTCATGATCCAAGGAGGCGATTTCATACGTAATGACGGTACAGGATCTTTCTCGATATACGGCGCGcaattcgaagatgagaacTTCAAGGTTAAACATACTGGACCAGGTTTACTCAGTATG GCAAACTCGGGTCCGGGTACGAATGGATGTCAA TTCTTCATCACTTGTGCGCCGGCCGAATTCTTAGATGGTAAACACTGTGTCTTCGGAAGAGTCGTAGATGGGTTATTGACCgtcaggaagatcgagaatgtTCCTACTGGAGCCAATAACCG ACCGAAATTGGTTGTGCGAATAACGGAATGTGGAGAGATGTAA
- a CDS encoding deoxyhypusine synthase, which translates to MSTEAHSSVLMPSEALPENAVHVQGPDLSKPIDLQDLLRSYETIGFQATGLSRAIQVVEEMRKQRSNPDEPLTLFLGYTSNLISSGLREILRFLAQHKLIDCLVTTAGGVEEDFIKCLGSTVLGDFHLDGAGLRKKGLNRIGNLLVPNSNYCAFEDWVVPILDTLVKEQEEEGTKWSPSSVIRRLGKEIDNEESVYYWCYKNDIPVFCPALTDGSLGDMIYFHTYKSSPLQLNIDIVADIRRLNDMSVKSKKAGMIILGGGVCKHQIANAMLFRNGADFAVYINTGQEYDGSDSGARPDEAVSWGKIRAGAESVKVYADATLVFPLVVAATFGKAHWEAEAHKANGAPA; encoded by the exons ATGTCAACAGAAGCTCACTCAAGTGTATTGATGCCTTCCGAGGCATTACCCGAAAATGCAGTCCACGTCCAAGGTCCGGATCTGAGTAAACCGATAGACCTGCAGGATTTGTTGAGGAGTTACGAGACCATCGGATTCCAGGCTACGGGTTTATCGAGAGCTATACAAGTGGTCGAGGAGATG CGAAAACAACGCTCGAATCCCGATGAACCATTGACATTATTCTTGGGATATACTTCCAATCTAATTTCGTCAGGCCTACGAGAGATCCTGAGGTTCCTTGCTCAACACAAATTGATAGATTGCTTGGTGACTACTGCTGGAGGAGTCGAGGAGGATTTTATCAAGTGTTTAGGATCGACTGTTTTAGGTGATTTTCATCTTGATGGAGCGgggttgaggaagaaggg TCTCAATCGAATAGGAAACTTATTAGTGCCCAATTCGAACTACTGCGCATTCGAAGATTGGGTAGTACCTATCCTAGACACGCTGGTgaaagaacaggaagaggagggcACGAAATGGAGTCCGAGTAGCGTCATAAGGAGACTGGGAAAGGAGATCGATAACGAGGAGAGCGTATATTACTGGTGTTACAAG AACGACATACCGGTATTTTGTCCCGCTCTGACAGACGGTTCTCTGGGCGACATGATATATTTCCACACTTACAAATCATCGCCTTTACAactcaacatcgatatcgtGGCTGATATACGGCGCTTGAACGATATGAGCGtaaagtcgaagaaagcagGCATGATCATCTTAGGTGGTGGGGTGTGCAAGCATCAGATCGCAAATGCCATGTTATTT AGAAACGGAGCGGATTTTGCAGTTTACATAAATACTGGACAAGAG TACGACGGTTCTGACTCCGGAGCAAGACCCGACGAAGCTGTGTCCTGGGGTAAGATCAGAGCTGGTGCTGAAAGCGTCAAG GTGTATGCGGATGCTACGTTGGTATTCCCCTTGGTTGTAGCAGCTACTTTCGGTAAAGCGCATTGGGAAGCCGAGGCGCACAAGGCGAATGGTGCTCCAGCTTAA